A genomic window from Luteolibacter sp. LG18 includes:
- a CDS encoding organic hydroperoxide resistance protein — protein MQVLYTAEATATGGGRDGKSATSDGKVDVALSIPKELGGPGGPGTNPEQLFATGYSACFLGALRFVAGQAKIHLPAETKVTAQVGIGKRDDGGGFGLEIELTIQSEGFDRAQLEELVQKAHVVCPYSHATRGNVPVTLTVA, from the coding sequence ATGCAAGTTCTCTATACAGCCGAGGCCACCGCGACCGGTGGTGGTCGTGATGGAAAGTCCGCCACCTCCGACGGCAAGGTCGATGTGGCGCTTTCGATTCCCAAGGAGCTCGGCGGCCCCGGCGGTCCGGGGACGAACCCGGAGCAGCTTTTCGCGACCGGCTACTCGGCCTGTTTCCTGGGCGCGCTGCGGTTCGTGGCGGGTCAGGCGAAGATCCACCTCCCTGCGGAAACCAAGGTCACCGCGCAGGTGGGGATCGGGAAACGGGACGATGGCGGCGGCTTCGGGCTGGAGATCGAGCTGACGATCCAGTCGGAGGGCTTCGACCGCGCGCAGCTTGAGGAGCTGGTGCAGAAGGCGCACGTGGTGTGCCCGTATTCGCATGCGACGCGTGGCAACGTGCCGGTGACGCTGACGGTGGCGTGA